From Microcebus murinus isolate Inina chromosome 13, M.murinus_Inina_mat1.0, whole genome shotgun sequence, the proteins below share one genomic window:
- the GPR183 gene encoding G-protein coupled receptor 183, protein MDIKMADNFTTPSTTTQGDDCDLYAHHNTARILMPLHYSLVFIIGLVGNLLALVVIVQNRKKINSTTLYSTNLVISDILFTTALPTRIAYYAMGFDWKIGDALCRITALVFYINTYAGVNFMTCLSIDRFFAVVHPLRYNKMKRIEHAKGVCIFVWILVFAQTLPLLINPMSKQEAERITCMEYPNFEGTKSLPWILLGACFIGYVIPLLIILICYSQICCKLFKTAKQNPLAEKSGVNKKALNTIIFIIVVFVLCFTPYHVAIIQHMIKKLRFPDVVCSQRHSFQISLHFTVCLMNFNCCMDPFIYFFACKGYKRKVMKMLKRQVSVSISSAVKSAPEENSREMTETQMMIHSKSLNGK, encoded by the coding sequence ATGGATATAAAAATGGCTGACAATTTTACTACACCCTCTACAACCACCCAGGGCGATGACTGTGATCTCTACGCACACCACAACACAGCAAGGATATTAATGCCTCTGCATTACAGCCTTGTCTTCATCATTGGGCTTGTGGGAAACTTGTTGGCCTTGGTTGTCATTgttcaaaacaggaaaaaaatcaactctacCACCCTCTATTCAACAAATTTGGTGATTTCCGATATACTTTTTACCACTGCGTTGCCTACGCGGATAGCCTACTATGCCATGGGTTTTGACTGGAAAATCGGTGATGCTTTGTGCAGGATAACTGCTCTGGTGTTTTACATCAACACGTATGCAGGTGTGAACTTTATGACCTGCCTGAGCATTGATCGCTTCTTTGCTGTGGTGCACCCTCTACGATACAACAAGATGAAAAGGATTGAACACGCAAAGGGCGTGTGCATATTTGTCTGGATTCTAGTATTTGCACAGACACTCCCACTCCTCATCAACCCTATGTCAAAACAGGAGGCTGAACGGATTACATGCATGGAATATCCAAACTTTGAAGGAACAAAATCTCTTCCCTGGATTCTGCTTGGTGCATGTTTCATAGGATATGTGATTCCACTGTTAATCATTCTCATCTGCTACTCTCAAATCTGCTGCAAACTCTTTAAAACTGCCAAACAAAACCCACTAGCTGAGAAGTCTGGTGTAAACAAAAAGGCTCTcaacacaattatttttatcattgttgtgTTTGTTCTCTGTTTCACACCTTACCATGTTGCAATTATTCAACATATGATTAAAAAGCTTCGCTTTCCTGACGTGGTATGCAGCCAAAGACATTCATTCCAGATTTCTCTGCACTTTACAGTATGCCTGATGAACTTCAATTGCTGCATGGAcccttttatatatttctttgcatGTAAAGGGTATAAGAGAAAGGTTATGAAGATGCTGAAACGTCAAGTCAGTGTATCAATTTCCAGTGCTGTGAAGTCAGCCCCTGAAGAAAACTCACGTGAAATGACAGAAACACAGATGATGATACATTCCAAGTCTTTAAATGGAAAGTAA